One genomic region from Croceicoccus sp. YJ47 encodes:
- a CDS encoding Hpt domain-containing protein — protein sequence MNSEDIQNIFFVECEESLEAVEAGLEACRDGTHDGETINAIFRAVHSIKGGAGAFGYGPLQAFTHVFETLLADVREGTVAVTDDLTGLLLLSLDCVRDHVETARFGGTAPDDAALMAQLNEAHEKAGAGEATGENAAAPAEAPASPRRPWTTIWMRCSTICSARQRPPRRRSPGCSTCARTAAR from the coding sequence GTGAACAGCGAAGACATTCAGAACATCTTCTTCGTCGAGTGCGAGGAATCGCTCGAAGCGGTAGAAGCTGGGCTGGAGGCGTGCCGGGACGGGACGCACGATGGCGAAACCATCAATGCGATCTTTCGCGCGGTCCATTCGATCAAGGGTGGCGCGGGTGCGTTCGGATATGGCCCGCTGCAGGCGTTCACCCATGTCTTCGAAACCCTGCTCGCCGACGTTCGTGAGGGCACGGTTGCGGTAACCGACGATCTGACGGGGCTCCTGCTGCTGTCGCTCGATTGCGTGCGCGATCACGTCGAGACTGCGCGCTTTGGCGGAACTGCGCCGGACGATGCGGCCTTGATGGCGCAGTTGAACGAGGCGCATGAAAAGGCCGGTGCCGGCGAGGCGACCGGCGAAAACGCCGCCGCTCCCGCCGAGGCGCCGGCGTCCCCCCGGCGCCCGTGGACGACGATCTGGATGCGATGCTCGACGATCTGCTCGGCCCGGCAGCGCCCGCCACGCCGAAGGAGCCCTGGCTGTTCCA
- a CDS encoding STAS domain-containing protein, which produces MSVIELPALCDRDAAIAICPELREAAGERAVRVDASAVERIGIAMLQLLVSAAHTAGGVAIVDPSDQFEEALRIAGLASKFNRGETA; this is translated from the coding sequence ATGTCAGTGATTGAATTGCCAGCCCTGTGCGACCGGGATGCGGCCATCGCGATATGTCCCGAACTGCGCGAAGCGGCGGGGGAGCGCGCTGTTCGCGTGGACGCATCCGCGGTCGAGCGCATCGGCATCGCAATGCTCCAGTTGCTGGTGTCTGCCGCGCATACGGCAGGGGGGGTCGCCATCGTCGACCCGTCCGACCAGTTTGAAGAGGCGCTGCGCATTGCGGGCCTCGCATCGAAATTCAATCGCGGGGAAACAGCGTGA
- a CDS encoding methyl-accepting chemotaxis protein, with protein sequence MLDWFEKSAPIRKKFDTLITIFATLSILEIIVVFLGRMDVIGASLEEGVIVSSALLTMTTIYLAKRRVCDPYVDTVERMEGLAAGDTQSRIGYEDYTDCVGRMNKAMTTFRDNAEEVRRAQKSSEQVVQDFSTALNRLADGDLTVRIEQTGHSEYAALHDAFNRSVSGLSDMIQQVHASASGVNTGANEIRAASDDLAIRNEQQAASLEETAAAMSQVTDLVKKAAENAADAQTAMSQTHQQATNGGEVVEKAVSAMAAIEKSANEITQIIDVIDGIAFQTNLLALNAGVEAARAGDAGKGFAVVANEVRALAQRSADAARDIKELINASSKQVGAGVQLVGETGGLLSQIVTGVDDVHTQVNNIAQMAASQASRLEQVNGSVADMDRMTQQNAAMVEQSTAAARSLAEEANELGELVKQFRTGATRPGATRAKTAAKRVPAAANAAPAIKRVVSAAPARAVPRVEGNLAVAESYDDQDWSEF encoded by the coding sequence ATGCTTGACTGGTTTGAGAAATCAGCTCCCATTCGCAAGAAATTCGATACGCTGATCACAATATTCGCGACTCTTTCGATTCTCGAAATTATCGTCGTCTTTCTGGGACGGATGGACGTGATCGGGGCCAGCCTCGAAGAGGGCGTGATCGTATCGAGCGCGCTTCTCACCATGACGACCATTTATCTGGCGAAACGGCGCGTGTGCGATCCCTATGTCGATACGGTGGAGCGTATGGAAGGGCTCGCGGCGGGTGATACCCAGTCGCGCATCGGCTACGAAGACTATACCGATTGCGTCGGACGCATGAACAAGGCGATGACCACGTTCCGCGACAACGCGGAAGAGGTCCGCCGGGCGCAGAAAAGCTCCGAGCAGGTCGTTCAGGATTTTTCCACGGCTCTCAACCGCCTCGCCGACGGCGATCTTACCGTGCGCATCGAGCAGACGGGGCACAGCGAATATGCCGCCCTGCACGACGCGTTCAACCGCTCCGTCTCCGGCCTGTCCGACATGATTCAGCAGGTGCATGCCTCGGCCAGCGGGGTGAATACCGGCGCCAATGAAATCCGCGCCGCGTCCGACGATCTCGCGATCCGCAACGAACAGCAGGCCGCGAGCCTGGAGGAAACCGCCGCCGCGATGAGCCAGGTGACCGATCTGGTCAAGAAAGCCGCCGAAAACGCCGCCGATGCGCAGACCGCCATGTCGCAAACGCATCAGCAGGCCACCAATGGCGGCGAAGTGGTCGAGAAGGCCGTGTCCGCGATGGCCGCGATCGAAAAATCGGCCAATGAAATCACGCAGATCATCGACGTCATCGACGGCATCGCGTTTCAGACCAATCTGCTCGCGCTCAACGCAGGGGTCGAAGCGGCCCGGGCGGGCGACGCGGGCAAGGGCTTTGCCGTGGTCGCCAACGAGGTCCGCGCACTTGCGCAGCGCAGCGCCGATGCCGCGCGCGACATCAAGGAGCTGATCAACGCCAGTTCCAAGCAGGTCGGCGCCGGCGTGCAGCTGGTCGGCGAAACCGGCGGACTGCTCTCGCAGATCGTCACCGGGGTCGACGACGTCCACACGCAGGTCAACAATATCGCCCAGATGGCCGCATCGCAGGCCTCGCGCCTCGAACAGGTCAATGGCTCGGTGGCCGACATGGATCGCATGACCCAGCAGAACGCCGCCATGGTTGAGCAATCGACCGCAGCAGCCCGCAGCCTTGCCGAAGAGGCGAACGAGCTGGGCGAGCTGGTCAAGCAATTCCGTACCGGCGCCACCAGGCCGGGTGCGACGCGCGCAAAGACCGCTGCGAAGCGGGTGCCGGCCGCCGCCAACGCCGCGCCCGCGATCAAGCGGGTCGTCAGCGCCGCACCGGCACGCGCCGTCCCCCGTGTCGAGGGCAACCTGGCCGTTGCGGAATCCTATGACGATCAGGACTGGAGCGAGTTCTAA